The genomic segment AGCACCGCCTTGCCCTCCGTGTCCATGTCCTTGTCCGCTTCCCCATCCCCAGGTACCCGAGCCCCCTCGGCTTCTGCTGGGTCCGCCGAGGGCCTGGGCCCGTGGATGGCTTCTGGATCAGACTTGAGGATGGAGCATAGTGTCTCGCTGTCCACCCCCTGCTCCTGTTTCAGCTTGAGCATCTTTTGCCTCAGAACATCCTGGTGGCGCTCACGGAGCCTGGCCCTGGCCATGCGCACACGCAGCTGCTGTAGCAGGCTCTCCCAGTAGGCCATGTCCAGGTTGGGGCCACCTGCACGGATCTtgccctggatgccctggaagATGACCCGCAGCTGGTTGTATGTCTTCCCCTTGAACACCGACTGCACATCGGAGCTGACCGAGGCGTTGATGCCCTCACGGCGCTCCCCTGGGCCCTTGCCTGAGGCTTCCAGCTTGCGGAGCTTGGAGATCTCATCCTCTGTGATGCTTGTCATGTCCCGCCAGAAGTCCACGTTCTTACCCGGCTCCAGGACCATGTACACCTGGATGTCCTCCAGCAGGTCCTCCATCTCCGCCACTGTGAGGCCAGTGAGGAAGGTGTAGGGCTCATGCACCTCCACGGCCAGGTCGTCGTCCTCTGCCCTGATGTACTGGGCCAGCAGGTCGATGGGCTTAGCCCGCCCGGCTCGGATGCGAATCTTGGAGCGCAGCTTGGCCTGCTGCAGGTGGAAGTTGTCCTCCTGTTCTTCCCAGGTCTTGAAGTTCTCggcctctttctccctctgtagcagctccagctcctgctccCGCATGGCCTTCGCATGCTCGCGCTCCAGCCGCAGCTGTTTCACCTTTTGGAGCTCCAGCCGGTTGCTCTCCTGGATCCTCTTGTTGCGTTCCTTCAGCTCTTTCTCGTCCAGGTGGCTGATGCCCTTCTTCTCCAGTGCCTTGTGCCAGATGAAGGTGCCCAGTAGATTGCTGTCTCCATAGGGGTTGTCGGCGTTGGTGTAGCCCACATAGTCCTCACCCCAGCCCATCCTCTCCCgcttctttctctccttggcTTCCTTCTTGGCTAGTCGCCTTGTACGCTTCTCCTCTGGTGTCTCGAAGGCCTTGAGCAGCTCTTcttgctgcctctgcttctcacgGGGCCGCAGCCCCTGCTGCAGGTTCCCTGGCTGGCTCGGGGCCAGGTCAGCTGTCTCAGGGCTTGGAGAGCATCTCGGGGATTCCGAACTAGATGCCCATGACCCTGGGGACCTCGAGCGCCTGCCACTCTGCGGGGCCCAGGAGATGCGTGCCCGCTCCTCCCTGGAGTCAGACTGTGAGGACTGGCATCGGGGTGGCCGAGGGCTCCTGCTTCGCCTCTCAGACCTTTGCAGCAGGTCTCCCTCTAAATCTGACCTGCGCCCCCGGCTGTGCCGCCTGCCTTTATGCCTCCCCTTGTCCTCCGGATGCCACTGGCTGCTCTGTCCAtggctctggctgtggctctggTTACACCTTTGCTGCCTCCGACCTCTGTGCCCTGTGGACCTTGAGCGCGAGCGAGTGTTGCGACCCATTTAGCAGATGGCTACCTTCTTTATTCTCTGctcttttgtgttctttctaggttctttctttgttctttctatcCTATACTTTTTCCAGCAAGTTTATAGACTCCGaggtagcacaattaataaaaaacacagaGATAGTTATTGGaattaaagctgaagatcagaaaaacataGCAGCCAaatcactagagagttcttaacTCTACTAAGGCTCAGACAAAGGGGCTAGCTATGCTGTCCTCGGCGTGACTGCAGACTGCAAGGGTCTCCACCAAACCTGGGACTGCAGGGAGACTGCGCGGAAGCGCAGCCTTATATAGAgtcctctcgagtgctgggattgaaggcgtgtcatcccaaatcctgggatcaaaggcgtggccttgaactcagagagatctgcctgcctctgcctcccgaatcctgggattaaaggcgtgttaccctaaatgctgggatcaaaggtgtgagctctgtttttcttgtaGTCGGATTTACTCTCAAGTAGCCccgagtgaccttgaactcacaaagatctctcAGCCtgtctggaattaaaggcttgtgccaccactgcttctatggctaactagtggcttggCTCTgcacactgatcttcaggcaagttgtttggtttttttttgttttttcttgttttcttagacagggtttctctgtagcttttggagcctgtcctggaactagctcttgtagaccaggctggcctcgaactcacagagatctgcctgcctctgcctcccgagtgcttgaattaaaggcgtgcgccaccaccacctggcattcaggcaagttttatttgttagattacaaacaaaatatcactacaccaagaacccacatacattcatagcCAAGCAACTTGGCACAAATTAACCGTTTGGCAAACAAGGTGTTCTGGTCTGGTCTTTCAGTGGCAGGCAGCACTTTGAAGTCATaaagaaagggccaattactttattacttatcttgcaATGTAATCTTAtgaagagtattttttaaaatatttatttatttattatgtatacaatattctgtctgtgtgtctgcctgcaggccagaagagggcaccagaccccattacagatggttgtgagccacctgtggttgctgggaattgaactcaggacctctggaagagcaggcagtgctcttaaccactgagccatctctccagcccccagtcagctctactttaaaacTTTAGGGCACACACCGACTCATCAAtagttttttatatcaggagattgagggtAAAAATGGGAATCAGGAATTAATCATAGCCTTAGCTTGTTAACTAGACCTAGCAAGGGGAGCTAGCCACAATCAGGCCATTTTTATCCTCGACCCTAGCTTAGTAAGTCAGACAGCTCAGCTGTGCGACCTTGTGAACCGTAGCTGATTTTCCGGGGTTATTTCTCTGAAAACTGTTAGCAAGGCATCTGGTCTAACCTGACATTATCTGGAAGCTTTGCCTTAGCCAGTGCCATGTGACTGCCTCTTTCCAGCAGTAAGAGAATTAGAGCCAGCCTGGCTCCTGGACTCAGGTGCTTTCCATTTAAACATTAACCTGAACAGTTCCCAATGTGGAACTCATAGCCATTAGCTGTGAAACATactcttgtgtttatttttactttattttattgtattcatCAAAGTTCTCATTATTCTTATCAAATTAGACAGGACAGCTTAGGGAGGGGTCCCCCATCTTCTTGACAACCCACAGGTAAGGATATCCAATAGAAGGCGAAGTTTCGGAGATAAACACACAGTATCacaggcagtggagatctccCCACATCTGCTCACACCAGGCTAGACCCCAGAGAGAGAGGCGCAGCAAACATgtgaaggcacagcagaagcaaaagtcCTTTCAGGGTCTGCAGTCCCATGGCCTTGGCTAGGCAAGATTGGCCCATCAGAGAGTTCCTTCCTGTGGGCTGACACCTGGAACTTGGATTGCCACTCACTGCTCCtctgatgccccccccccccgtcagatCAAGAATGGAGATGTGCAAGGAAGCGGCACCCCCTGCAATAGAATCAGAAGGAAGTGAACGTCCTGCCCTGGTGTGCTTGAGGCCTGGTTTGGGGACCTGGGATGTACCCTTTTTACAAaagtatttgggggggggggctggtttactttcactttctgttttctgtggggggggtcgccacaacatgaggaaccatgTTAAAGTGTTGCAGtcttgggaaggttgagaaccactggctctATTAACCATCCATGAGGACAGGTGAGATGGTGCAGCGGCTTACAAGTGCTCggtgccaagcctgacgacctgagttcacacatggtggaaggcgaGTTGTCCTTGGACCTCCAAATGTGAGCAACAGCCCAAACATGCATGGAAATAAGACGCCATCCCATGATCCCATAGGACGGGGTAGGAATGGGGCCGAGCTTTGTTTCCTAACAAATCAACCTATCATTTTGTCCAATCAGAACATCAAGTCGGGGGCTAGGGAGGTGACCTAAGGGTCTGACAACACTGGGggctctttcaggggacctgggttccattcagTAGTTGGTGAACTCAATTCCAGGCTTtctcacaccctcttctagcctgatGGACAttgtgcatgttcacacacacattttaaatagagaaaaaccatttttttttcttcaagacagtgtttctctgtgttacaacaGTACACCAACTCCATAATAGCAGGAAAGGTTACCTGttcagaaagggaggggagaagaaggcaggaggTAAGATTGCAGTAGGCAGTTTAGGGTAAAAAAGATCCCAAAGAAAAGCAACCAGTTTTCCTCTTGAGTGAAAGCCAGATGCCATTGGCATCTGCATCCTTACCAAGGGCCCAGAGATGCCAAAAGTGTTTGGGGTGTCTGAACTCcgatctaatttttttttttaatattattagatgatttatttttacttcatgtgcattggtggtttgtttgcatgtgtgttcgtgtgaggctgtcagagcccctggaggtAGAGTCACAGGTAGTGTGTAAGATGCTGAGGTAGAGTCACAGGTAGTGTGTAAGATGCTGAGGTAGAGTCACAGGTAGTGTGTAAGATGCTGAGGTAGAGTCACAGGTAGTGTGTAAGATGCCATGTGAgcgctgggaatcgaaccctagTCCTCTAGAAGACCAACCGGTGtgcttaactgccaagccatctctccagcccctctgatcTGGTTCTTAAATGTTTCTAGAGTTTATGTTGCTAACATTTCTTCTTGGGAGGAGAGGTTACCTCTGTCTACCTCCCAGGTGCCCCAGAAACCAATGCACAGGTCAATCCAAGTACAGTATTTATCGGACTTCCTTACAGAGCATCTGTGAGGGTTTAATTACAGGGTGTGGGCCATCCTTCCTTATGAGCCACATTTGGAAAGCCTTACCCAGTAGGAAGAAGGGCTCCCATACTCACATAGATGAAGcccgcccaccccacccccccaacccAACAACCCAGCACCTCTTGTGGGGAACTGAGGAAGCCCCGTGTGGCTGTGTAAATAGCAGTTAAGGTCCTGAGGTAATGCGCAGGTGTGCGCTGTTGAATCAAGGACCAGTGCCTCAGGCCCATGGGGCTTGGCAGTCTTCCATggggtgaggctcagagggatgTCAAGGCCTTCCTCTGGAGTGTGAATGTGAACCGCGTGTGCAAAAAAACAAAGGACTGATTAGTGTTTGCAAAGTGCACACGCCTGAGGCTGGCCTGCTTCCTGCTGTTCTGTGAATGATAAACATGCTGAGGTTCTGGGTTGTTTCTGTACTTGATGCCATTTCACAGAGTGGCCTTCTTGTCATTAGGACAGCATATTGTCATGAGTTGAGGAAAGGGCATTTtgttgcccagtggcttacttttgccatcAAGAAAGTAAACTCCCTGTGgcatttcttcagtgcccatcatcttctctgaagtaggtttgtagtgaggagctgcgggcaggcctgcttttcatcctgcccagctcctggccactggctagcttataccccgaaataacatcacacaaattgtattcttttaaacactgcctggcccattattttcagcctcttactcacatcttgactaacccatatctaataatctttgtaacaccacgaatggtgtcttaccgggaaagattcagcatgtctgacctggtggctggcttcatcgcatctctctccctgaggagaggcacagcagtctgactaacttaggagaagcgtggcatctgactgagccatctacctcacttccttctttctgttctgtctactccacccacctatgttctaacctattaggccaagcagttttctttattaattaaccaatgaaatcaacagattgatagaagacccacctccatcatttcccctttttctgtttaaacaaaaaggctttcactttaacatagtaaaattacatataacaaaacagttatcaattaagaattagttacaatatttatatatattttatcttttatcataactaagaaaaaatataactatctattcttcaactctatcaaagactccagaaggatataatattacctaggtgaacaagaagtaagctacttccaaaactctagaaatcataaagacatctcgctgcctggccagtcacccaaagttcctctgtaccattggggcatccatcttcggccttaaggcccatagtttccagcagacatttccatgatgcaggaaatttcaaaggcagttcagtcagtatctgctgtgtcctgcagaatgtcttgcagactctttcatgaatcaggaatcccaaagaattatctcacctttaggtaagttcagcagtcctctctctatgggttctttgtgttcagtttatgcaacagtccaggcaaaagcagtttcttgcccaaatggctatcaaactccataaggagcctcttcgatgcccatcttcctcttgaagtagactggtgctgccagaagcagacatgtctcattgtcatgaaaaatctaagtttgttgctccttcctcagcattcaaacaattcaaagagagcataatagtatacagtatcaaggttctctgtgtattttccatctttgtgcagctttgttttaacatctatttcgtttatttttacttttattttttgagacaggttctctttatatctttgtcctgggataactctatagaccaggctatccttgaactctcagagatccttctgtctctgcctccccagtgctgggattaaaggtgtgtgctacaacaccttgaacttacagagatctatctgtctctgcctcccaggcattgggcttagaggtgtgtgctaccacactttgaagtcacagaggtcaatctatctcctcctcccaagtgttgggattaaaggtgtgtaccaccacacccaaactactctctttctctctttttcttttttacttttaaaaactttaacctttagcctgcatatatttttaacacattgtaaacaatttagagcttttctttgtttttgaatctctctttactgtatctctctctctttttctgaccacatgagcctttaaattactgagcaatatgggtaggattcaagccgcagctttgccagctagatccatcccatttcttagctttccagcctcatggcagaagtacttgctagagccatttttttttttttttttggtttttcgagacagggtttctctgcagctttttttttagagcctgtcctggaactagctcttgtagaccaggatggcctcgaactcacagagatccgcctgactctgcctcccgagtgctgggattaaaggcgtgcaccaccaccgcccggctgctagagccatttttattaccacaattctgtggcgtttcaaggtccctgccagcaagcaagctgcaacagtgttaaacaacaatcagaagctccatagtcaggaccgcctgcttgaaagagtcagagtttgccctggcagaatggcccagaaagctggcattttaaaatggtagttttattcctgctacggctgaaaacggaaaaacacacattcagcttttcatcaacaccatttaagtgtttcctggcaggacctcttaaaacaGCTAcagggttttacagctaaagctgagtcaggaagcctctcttagatgagcagagcagacccgagaaattgctgtgaCCAAGAAAAtgtgctttactctattctttcccaagctttctcaagctttctgtggattcaattaaccacgtctgggcaccattctgtagtgaggagctgcgggcaggcctgcttttcatcctgcccagctcctggccactggctagcttataccccgaaataacatcacacaaattgtattcttttaaacactgcctggcccattattttcagcctcttactcacatcttgactaacccatatctaataatctttgtaacaccacgaatggtgtcttaccgggaaagattcagcatgtctgacctggtggctggcttcatcgcatctctctccctgaggagaggcacggcagtctgactaacttaggagaggcatggcatctgactgagccatctacctcacttccttcttcctgttctgtctactccacccacctatgttctaacctattaggccaagcagttttctttattaattaaccaatgaaatcaacagattgatagaagacccacctccatcatagGTTGGTGCTGCTAGGACCAGATGTCTCattgtcagaaaaaaagaaaaaataacctaTGCtatgaaaatatcttaaatgctatattctgtagatctctgaagtgtttgaagatgacctgtctatctaaaacatATCTTTATTTGACctagaaaacatacctaatgtgactacaagtttgttTATAACAGGCGATTAACTACTAtcctgtatttccttattatcctaaacagttgacaataataattttcaaggactataaatttgcattacattggtaaatgagttgtataggtacaataccttgaaaaAGAGTGGAAATGTATGTACAGTTTGTTCTAACAAAAtgaatctcaaatttgtatcaatatacaaaatttgtatacaatatacaaaaatccaatccaatgtaaaacttttaaagctagtagttgctttctaaaagtagatttgataatctacctttttatcttatcataggTATATCCTCacttttttctcaaaacaagaaccttgaattaaatttcttttgtttagctttttttcctgaccattaccaataacaacttgtaaccagtcccctaaacaatgacaaatatccataactcATTGAATGATCAAAAATCATCCACCCCACCTCTTTGGAATGTggcatcatattcttaaaattacttcctattGCCTGACGGTGACAGCACCTTTAGGacattctgtaaagaaaaatttgggttaatttacAAGTCCTGGGAGAGATAGCTGTATCATTTGCGGTCCAGTCTCTAGATAATGTAAAACTGTAGGGCTTGTCTCAAATCCTGGCTCGAGTAGTCTGTTAGGCAGGATCATCTCAACTAGCCACCTTGAAAtcgttctgagcagtttgtagtccaaagtcaATCTTTAGGttgtgtttttcagcttagtggtgttatcttAGTCTTGGAGGAATCATCATTGGGGGACCcttcctccttttggagacttcaaaggtcgcTATGAGGTAtgttcatggttcactgcagaaaactgagagAGACTtgaacctgaaatcatgtacaggaagggagatgaaacctttttctagaattagttagtattcTATATGACTATTAATAgcatgacaaaaattaaaaatatataaattttataccttaagaaaagctgctaAAGAGTcagtatataaccaaaggattatgagattagtagcaatGAAACAGtccttacatttttgtttttcttctgtcccatatcaggtggttcttctgacatgagacagaggtTTTAGATTTCACTTAGTAAACATGCTTGgctttagagaaggagagagccacactccagctACAAAGCCAGCGTCAATCTTTAACTGGACTGGGATGGTAACAAGAacacttgcatatatgtctgtagagaatagcagaaacaaacatttgggaagatttacgaaattttatcctgttgggaATGTGATATACTAATATGctaatttactctttttttgagatgctttttctggatgatttgctcgttttcttcagatgtctcatttgtctgGTGGTGTTTAGATTCTttagctggatacctttattctcctgaaaatacagaaacaaaacccttacCCAACACTAATTTTgaggagattctcttttggcaagttataactgatcaaatgaaaaagcatttgttagttttataagtTAGTACAGATTAaatggccatgctgtttgatgaactatcatctcttctaattaagaggtgttTCTTCTTCAGATCGAATCTTTATTGAGTGAACTTCCTGCCCTGGTGTGCTTGCTGGCCTGGTTTAGGGTCCTGGGATGTACCCtttttacaaaaggaaatttCTTTTTTGGGTCACTGtcactttgtgtttttcttcatgtGACACGAAGATTATTTCCCCAACAAGTTGATGGCTTATCTTACATTTCAAGTCCATCTAGGGGAATGCCCAGACCCTCCCTCCCTTAGGAGAGATGTGTCCCATGGCTCTGTTGCATTGACCCACGGGGGCTCAGGTGATTGACACTCTTTTGAATTGGTATTGGTAATGATCCTAGGATAGGATTCACAAAGCAGAAAACACCAGGGTATCCAAGAAAAGTCTGTGTACAGATCCAGTTAAGAAATGCATTATGGCAGAGTGCTCTATGGTGCTAGGATTTTCTGGATTTTGGATGAGGGTGGAAGGTGTCTCTGGCTTGAAGTGAGGACAGGGTCTAGATCCAAAGATCCATGGCTGTCCCTAGTGACTTCATAAAGGCTTGTTTCTGACCGTGCTGACTGGGGGACTGTACCAATGTGCCTGTTTCTTCAAAGCACTTGACAAAGGACCCCAACCTGAGAGGGGGTCAGTCAGAGATAGATAAAGAGAAGCATTGAGTTTGGAGTGCAAAGAACCACCCTAGAGGGAGTTGAACCTCCTAGATACACAAAACCCCTTCCTTATGTGTGACCGACACCCTCgaatgagaaagaaacacattctCCATCTGAGAGCACCCTGCCCTTGGCGCGCACAGGACAGAGGGAAACAGTCTTACTACAGGCTTTCCAGCTCAAGAAAGCTGGAAAATgctagattttttgtttttgtttttgctttttgagacagggtttctttgtgtagctgtctgtcctggaacccactttgcatactaggctggtcttgaactcactgatccACCTCTATGCGATATCTTAAGGTTTTTCTGTTTACACGTTTTATAGCCTCATCTGTGAAGGAAACTCACCCAGTGTTTGAGAGTGCTGTGACGTTTGACATTCTAAGAACAGAGGAAATGATCTTTATAACAGATATTACCAACTCGACGATCTGTTTCCTAAGATGGACAGTGTGTTCTGTTCccatatgtttttcttcttgtacTTCCTCGTCTTTGTTCTCCCTGATATTAATCAAGTAAAACATTTGATTTCCTTATAAACATGGCTTAAGGACCATAGCATCTTTGTATGTAGTTGCCCTTAATAAAAACACAGCCCAGGAGACACTCTGGAACCGTAGAGAGTCTCCCATGAGCTACCATGCTTGGCTTGGCTGGGTCCTAATGTTTGTTCCTTCAGCCCACAGTCTCCAAACTagttccttcctcccccccccccccccttttctgttttggtttttcgagacagggtttctcatgttacagacctggctatcctggaactcactctag from the Arvicola amphibius chromosome 10, mArvAmp1.2, whole genome shotgun sequence genome contains:
- the LOC119825768 gene encoding cactin-like, producing the protein MGRNTRSRSRSTGHRGRRQQRCNQSHSQSHGQSSQWHPEDKGRHKGRRHSRGRRSDLEGDLLQRSERRSRSPRPPRCQSSQSDSREERARISWAPQSGRRSRSPGSWASSSESPRCSPSPETADLAPSQPGNLQQGLRPREKQRQQEELLKAFETPEEKRTRRLAKKEAKERKKRERMGWGEDYVGYTNADNPYGDSNLLGTFIWHKALEKKGISHLDEKELKERNKRIQESNRLELQKVKQLRLEREHAKAMREQELELLQREKEAENFKTWEEQEDNFHLQQAKLRSKIRIRAGRAKPIDLLAQYIRAEDDDLAVEVHEPYTFLTGLTVAEMEDLLEDIQVYMVLEPGKNVDFWRDMTSITEDEISKLRKLEASGKGPGERREGINASVSSDVQSVFKGKTYNQLRVIFQGIQGKIRAGGPNLDMAYWESLLQQLRVRMARARLRERHQDVLRQKMLKLKQEQGVDSETLCSILKSDPEAIHGPRPSADPAEAEGARVPGDGEADKDMDTEGKAVLMEEDPIQESLADYYDAGLYSPRLLMAHELPLDAHVMEPQEDLQRLQHLRQQLQATSDASDSAEDILFLQRAREGMGQDEAQFSVEMRLGARAYLWADKYRPRKPRFFNRVHTGFEWNKYNQTHYDFDNPPPKIVQGYKFNIFYPDLICKQATPEYFLEACADNSDFAILRFHAGPPYEDIAFKIVNGEWEYSQRHGFRCQFANGIFQLWFHFKRYRYRR